Proteins found in one Limnohabitans sp. TEGF004 genomic segment:
- a CDS encoding outer membrane protein assembly factor BamD — translation MLRLKLSTVWMAIGLSTAILFTGCADSNYDPTKDWSNDKLYNEAKDEMAAGGYDKAIGMYEKLEGRAAGTPLAQQAQLDKAWAQYKTNEPVQAVATLDRFIKLHPASPAMDYALYLKGLVNFNDNLGLMSSVAEQDLAERDPKQAKESFEAFRELVNRFPSSKYAEDARLRMAFIKNSLARSDVHVARFYYQRGAYVAAINRAQTTVQEFRDVPAVEEALFIMVQSYDKLGLNQLRDDTKRVLETTYPNTAFLYPERAATKKSWWKFWK, via the coding sequence GTGTTACGACTCAAATTATCGACTGTGTGGATGGCCATTGGCCTATCGACTGCTATTCTTTTCACAGGATGCGCCGACAGCAACTACGACCCCACCAAAGACTGGAGCAACGACAAGCTCTACAACGAGGCCAAAGACGAAATGGCCGCGGGCGGTTACGACAAAGCCATTGGCATGTATGAAAAGCTCGAAGGCCGTGCTGCGGGCACGCCTTTGGCACAACAAGCTCAGCTAGACAAAGCATGGGCACAGTACAAAACCAACGAACCCGTGCAAGCTGTCGCCACACTGGACCGCTTCATCAAGCTGCACCCTGCCAGTCCAGCAATGGACTATGCGCTGTACCTCAAAGGTTTGGTCAACTTCAACGACAACTTGGGACTCATGTCATCTGTCGCCGAACAAGATTTAGCTGAACGCGACCCTAAGCAAGCGAAAGAATCGTTTGAAGCCTTCCGCGAATTGGTGAATCGATTCCCAAGCTCAAAGTATGCAGAAGATGCACGCTTGCGCATGGCATTTATCAAAAACTCACTGGCGCGTTCAGACGTCCACGTGGCGCGCTTCTATTACCAACGTGGCGCCTATGTAGCGGCGATCAACCGCGCACAAACTACGGTGCAGGAGTTCCGCGATGTGCCAGCGGTCGAAGAAGCTTTGTTCATCATGGTGCAGTCCTACGACAAGTTAGGTCTGAACCAGTTGCGCGATGACACCAAACGCGTGTTAGAAACCACCTACCCCAATACAGCCTTCTTGTACCCAGAGCGCGCAGCGACTAAAAAGTCGTGGTGGAAGTTCTGGAAATAA
- a CDS encoding pseudouridine synthase, which translates to MNTKHHDLGGKPTESHDEFLDDDDTAFDFDDVVSGEFDAELIRAEAAPEKRVLLPQPESPKLHKVLAQSGMGSRIEMERLIAEGHVAVNNEVAHTGQRVQFGDQIKVNGRQLKVRIAPPPPRVIAYHKPAGEVVTTDDPQNRPTVFRRLPRLYQGKWQSVGRLDLNTEGLLLFTSSGELANQLMHPRFGLQREYAVRSLGKLSKDQKEQLITGIQLDDGPAQFGSIEEGGGEGSNCWYRVTISEGRNREVRRMFEAVGHAVSRLIRIRYGAMVLPRGLKRGAFVELGERDIRALMEAAGAEAPMQSGPSRHDRSERANSRRRGNSIGPRPSTPRAAEERSGPERLVRTERRRGGKAPERAPQPDPMQTSVGYIGADSYAEERQRKKDGQKAFKAGLVGGPRPSSSGPRRGGSAGGSFGGGRSGGGNAGGSGGNRGQGGRGGR; encoded by the coding sequence ATGAACACTAAACACCACGACCTGGGTGGCAAGCCAACCGAATCACACGACGAATTTTTGGATGACGACGACACCGCGTTTGACTTTGACGACGTCGTTTCTGGCGAGTTCGATGCCGAGCTGATCCGCGCCGAAGCTGCGCCAGAAAAGCGAGTGCTCTTGCCACAACCTGAATCGCCGAAGCTGCACAAAGTCTTGGCCCAATCGGGCATGGGCTCGCGCATCGAGATGGAGCGCCTCATTGCCGAAGGCCATGTGGCTGTGAACAACGAAGTGGCCCACACCGGCCAACGCGTGCAGTTTGGTGACCAGATCAAGGTCAATGGCCGTCAGCTCAAGGTGCGCATTGCACCACCGCCACCGCGCGTGATCGCGTATCACAAGCCTGCGGGCGAAGTGGTGACCACCGATGATCCACAAAACCGCCCGACTGTTTTCCGCCGCTTGCCCCGCCTGTACCAAGGCAAATGGCAATCCGTGGGCCGTTTGGACTTGAACACCGAAGGCTTGTTGCTGTTCACCAGCTCTGGTGAGTTGGCCAACCAGCTGATGCACCCACGCTTTGGCTTGCAACGCGAATACGCGGTGCGCTCGCTGGGCAAACTCAGCAAAGACCAAAAAGAACAGCTCATCACGGGCATTCAGCTCGACGATGGTCCAGCCCAATTTGGCTCGATCGAAGAGGGCGGTGGCGAAGGTTCTAACTGCTGGTACCGCGTCACCATTTCTGAAGGCCGCAACCGCGAAGTGCGCCGCATGTTCGAGGCCGTGGGCCACGCCGTGAGCCGCCTGATTCGTATTCGTTACGGCGCTATGGTGTTGCCACGCGGCTTGAAGCGCGGCGCGTTTGTAGAGCTGGGTGAGCGCGACATTCGCGCGCTGATGGAAGCCGCTGGTGCTGAAGCACCGATGCAAAGCGGCCCCTCACGCCATGACCGCAGCGAGCGCGCCAACAGCCGCCGTCGCGGCAACAGCATTGGTCCGCGTCCATCCACACCGCGTGCGGCTGAAGAGCGCAGTGGCCCCGAGCGTTTGGTGCGTACAGAGCGCCGCCGCGGTGGCAAAGCGCCAGAGCGCGCACCACAGCCAGATCCAATGCAAACCTCAGTGGGCTACATCGGTGCAGACAGCTACGCCGAGGAGCGTCAACGCAAAAAAGATGGCCAAAAAGCATTCAAAGCCGGCCTGGTCGGTGGTCCACGTCCTTCCAGCAGCGGTCCACGCCGCGGTGGCTCGGCAGGGGGCAGCTTTGGTGGTGGCCGCTCGGGCGGCGGCAACGCTGGCGGTTCAGGTGGCAATCGTGGCCAAGGCGGGCGAGGCGGCCGATAA
- the scpB gene encoding SMC-Scp complex subunit ScpB codes for MNTVDAKRVLETALICSHQPIQIRDLRVLFSDALGADTIRTLLEEMQLDWAQRGVELVQVATGWRFQSRPEMREYLDRLNPEKPPKYSRAVMETLAIIAYRQPVTRGDMEDIRGVTVNSLVIKQLEDRGWVEVIGHRETVGRPSLYATTRQFLDDLGLASLDQLPVYDSAQAQANAFARLGEDDPSLQMNMALESADATEVATPVEGEAVAEVAAQAPTALSDDAPIFELSSPRDPAPTGDDTHEH; via the coding sequence ATGAACACCGTGGATGCCAAGCGCGTACTTGAGACCGCCCTGATTTGTTCGCACCAACCCATCCAGATTCGCGATTTGCGCGTGCTGTTCTCTGACGCCTTGGGCGCAGACACCATTCGCACCTTGCTGGAAGAAATGCAGCTCGACTGGGCGCAGCGCGGCGTTGAGCTGGTGCAAGTGGCCACCGGTTGGCGCTTTCAAAGCCGCCCAGAAATGCGTGAATATTTGGACCGTTTGAACCCTGAGAAGCCTCCTAAATACTCACGTGCCGTGATGGAAACCTTGGCCATCATTGCCTACCGCCAACCGGTGACCCGTGGCGACATGGAAGACATCCGTGGCGTGACCGTTAATTCACTCGTCATCAAACAACTCGAAGACCGTGGCTGGGTCGAAGTGATTGGCCACCGCGAAACCGTGGGCCGTCCTTCTTTGTACGCCACCACACGCCAGTTCTTGGACGACTTAGGCTTGGCCTCACTCGACCAATTGCCTGTGTACGACAGCGCCCAGGCGCAAGCCAACGCCTTTGCCCGTTTGGGCGAAGACGACCCATCTTTACAAATGAACATGGCCCTTGAGTCTGCTGATGCGACTGAAGTTGCCACGCCAGTCGAAGGCGAGGCGGTTGCAGAAGTGGCCGCACAAGCCCCAACGGCGCTCAGCGACGATGCCCCTATTTTTGAACTTTCCTCACCCAGAGACCCCGCCCCAACCGGCGACGACACGCATGAACACTAA
- a CDS encoding RluA family pseudouridine synthase, giving the protein MLDEHVDLIDGPEVETRELSIPNDLHGERLDRALAVLLPEFSRSFSQQLLSEGCVSCVLPTSRVMTKASAKVRMGERYQLILRPTPQSQAFKPEDIPLDVIYQDEDLRVLFKPAGLVVHPAPGNWSGTLLNGLLALDPQAVMLPRAGIVHRLDKDTSGLMIVARTRRAMDALVAMIAEREVHREYLAVAYRKWSGTPVRDIVAAIGRDYRNRLRMAVVDLERLPGKEAHTTFECLSSQEEACLVQCTLHTGRTHQIRVHMAHFGHPLVGDSLYAGPMTLGIDRQALHAFRLSFDHPITGEPLKFEAPLPDDMVNLLAGLGLKRPD; this is encoded by the coding sequence TTGCTCGATGAGCATGTCGACCTCATCGACGGGCCAGAGGTGGAAACCCGTGAACTCTCCATCCCCAACGATTTGCATGGCGAGCGTCTAGACCGCGCTCTGGCTGTGTTGTTGCCTGAGTTCTCGCGCAGCTTCTCTCAGCAGTTGCTCAGCGAAGGGTGTGTCAGCTGCGTGTTGCCCACCTCTCGCGTGATGACCAAGGCCTCGGCCAAGGTGCGTATGGGCGAGCGTTATCAACTCATCTTGAGGCCTACGCCGCAGAGTCAGGCTTTCAAACCAGAAGACATCCCGTTGGACGTCATTTACCAAGACGAAGATCTGCGTGTGCTGTTCAAGCCAGCAGGTTTGGTGGTACATCCTGCGCCCGGTAACTGGAGCGGCACACTGCTCAATGGCTTGCTGGCCTTGGACCCACAAGCGGTGATGCTGCCCCGCGCGGGCATCGTGCACCGCCTTGATAAAGACACCAGTGGCTTGATGATCGTAGCGCGCACGCGTCGCGCCATGGATGCCTTGGTGGCCATGATTGCAGAACGTGAAGTGCACCGCGAATATTTGGCCGTGGCCTACCGCAAATGGAGTGGCACACCTGTGCGCGACATCGTGGCTGCCATTGGCCGCGACTACCGCAACCGCTTGCGCATGGCTGTGGTTGATCTGGAGCGCTTGCCAGGCAAAGAAGCCCACACCACCTTTGAATGTCTGAGCAGTCAAGAAGAAGCTTGTTTGGTGCAATGCACCTTGCACACAGGCCGCACGCATCAAATTCGCGTGCACATGGCGCACTTTGGTCATCCGCTGGTGGGCGATTCGCTTTATGCAGGGCCGATGACGCTTGGCATTGACCGCCAAGCCTTGCATGCTTTCCGCCTGAGCTTTGACCATCCCATCACCGGCGAGCCTCTCAAATTTGAAGCGCCATTGCCTGACGATATGGTCAATTTACTGGCCGGTTTGGGCCTCAAGCGCCCCGACTAG